The DNA sequence TCGAAGGTTACGAAGGAAGCGATGAAGACTTTAAAATTCTGGCGAAAGAAATCAAGACCAAACTGAGTGTTGGCGGTACTTTCAAAGATGCCTCCATCATTATCCAGGGTGATTATCGTGACAAAATAATGGCAATTCTAAAAGAAAAAGGCTTTAAAACCAAAAGAGTCGGGGGATAAATTCCAATACTAATTGTAATTGGGATAATTTCCAAATTCCAACTTATGGAGCTTTATTTCAGGTCACACAACCTGAAACCTAAAACGTGAAACAAAAATAACTCAGAGACTAAGAGCCTCAGAAACTTAAAGAAGAATGATACAAGCATCAGAATTAATATTAAATCCGGACGGAAGCGTTTACCACTTAAATCTTCGCCCAGAACACATAGCCAACGATATAATTTTTGTTGGCGACCAAAACAGAGTTGAAAAAATCACTCAATTTTTTGATTCAATTGAATTTTCAACTCAAAAAAGAGAATTTAAAACGCAAACCGGAATCTACAAAGGAAAAAGAATTTCTGTAATGTCAACCGGAATTGGTCCGGACAATATTGACATTGTTCTGAATGAATTGGATGCTTTAGTAAATATCGATCTTGAAACGCGTCAGCCAAAAGAGAAGCTGACTTCATTAAACATCATCAGAATTGGAACTTCGGGTTCTTTACAAGCTGATATTCCTGTAGACAGTTTTGTAATGTCAAAATTCGGGTTAGGATTGGACAATATGCTTCGCTCCTATTTAATTGATGAAGTTACAAATGTTGCGCTTGAGGATGCTTTTATAGTGCATACGAATTGGGATAACAGAAAAGGAAGACCTTATGTGATTCCTTGTTCGGAAGCATTAGAAAAAGTGATCGAATCAGATCGAATATTCAAAGGAATTACGGCTACTGCAGGTGGTTTTTATGGCCCACAGGGACGTGTTTTACGTTTGAATATCCAAGATGAGGAATTAAACGCTAAAATGGATAATTTTAACTTTAATGACCACCGAATTACCAATTTAGAAATGGAAACGGCTGCTATTTATGGACTTTCGGCTCTTTTAGGACATAATGCTTTGTCTTTAAATGCTATTATTGCCAACCGTGCCTCCGGAACTTTTAGTGAAGATCCGTATAAAGCAGTAGATGAATTGATTACTTACACACTAAACAAACTTTCAAGCACGATCTAAATGCAGTATACAATTCTTAAATTTGAACAATTGCTTGGCGAAAGTGCTGTTTCTTTTCCAACAATTGACATTTCGATTTTAGAGGCAAAAAGAACTGGAAAATGGTCTAAAAAAGAGATTTTAGGCCATTTAATAGATTCTGCGATTCATAATTTGGTACGTTTCACAGAAATAAATTATCTGGAACAACCGTATTATCATCGACCGTATCAACAGCATAATCTCGTTGTTATAAACCAGTATCAGGAGATGGATTTTCCGGAACTGATACAGCTTTGGCTTTCTTTAAATAAGCAAATCATCAGACTATTTAAGAGTGTTAATGAAAAAGCTTTGGAATATAAAATCATATTAGCAGATCAATCTGTTATTGATTTAAGATTTTTAATGACTGATTATGTGGAACATTTAGAGCATCATATCAAACAGATTAAAGACTAAGTCTTTGTTTTAAGATAAAATTATTAAAGTATAATTATGACTTTACGAGTAGCGCGACATACCGACAATCTGGAAAGAATAGAACATTTTTATGTCAATATTCTGGGGTTTGAACGCTTGGGCGGTTTTCAAAATCACAATAATTATGATGGTGTTTTTATCGGAAAAGCAGGTTTGGACTGGCACTTTGAGTTTACACAATCCGAGACAAAAGCCAAACATGTCTTTGATGAAGATGATGTTATTGTGCTTTATCCGGAAACTATTATAGCATATATTGAATTAATAGACAGACTTTTAAATCATAATATAGTAAGCATAACGGCAAGCAATCCTTTTTGGAATGAGAATGGGAAAATGTTTCAGGATCCGGATGGGTATCGTATCGTCATCTCACCATTAAAAGCAGAAATAAACGAAATTGAATAATGGAAAATACGCATAAAAAAATCTTGTTCAGATATTACAGTGATTATCTGGAGGATACTATTGTAGAGACTATGTGGGCTGAAATCATCGACTTGGAGAAAGGACATTTTAAACTGGATAATATTCCTTTTTTTGGACCTTTAATTGCAACGGATGATCTTTTCTATGCAGAGTACGATACAACTGAAGAACGTTTGGTTTACAAAAAAACATTGCAAAGTTCTGGGAATTCAATTGTGCAGGTTGTAATTTTAGACAAAGATTTTGATAAAGAAATTATCAGAGAGAAATTAAAAGCAATTCATTGTTTGTCTGAAGGCTTAAATGACACCTTTTTTGCTGTGGAAATAGTGAAGGATATTGATTATGCTATCGTCAAAAGTTTGTTGAGTGAATACGAAACACTTTCTGTCATAGAATTTGCAGAGCCTTGTCTTTCAGAAAAACACAGAGCCGATTTATTAAAAAACTAGTACAATCAAGCCTGAAGTACTAAAATTAGCATACGCATACCCAATTTAACTTTGAATATAATGAAAACTGTAAAAATAGTAGGTGTTCCGGAACACTTCAATCTGCCTTGGCAATTGTGTATTGAAAATGGGGAGTTTGAAGCAGAAAATATTGATTTGCAATGGAAAAATATCCCGGAAGGGACTGGCAAAATGTGTCAAATGCTTCGGGATGAGGAGGCAGATATTGCCGTTATCCTGACCGAAGGAATTGTAAAAGATATTGCGGCCGGCAATCCTGCTAAAATAGTTCAGATTTATGTGCAATCTCCTTTGATTTGGGGAATTCACGTAGCAGCCAAATCAGATTTTCAGGAGTTAAAAGACCTTAAAAATAAAAAAGCCGCTATTTCCAGATTGGGTTCAGGATCGCAGCTTATGGCTTATGTAAACGCAAATGAGCAAGGCTGGAAAACCGATGATTTGAAATTTGAAATTGTAAATACGATCGATGGTGCTGTAGAAGCTTTAACAAACGGATCAGCGGACTATTTTATGTGGGAACATTTTATGACAAAGCCTCTGGTAGACCAGGGAATTTTCAGAAGAGTTGGTGACTGCCCTACTCCATGGCCTTCTTTTGTAATTACGGTTCGCGATGAGTTTTTGAGAAAGAATTCTAAAACAGTTGAAAAAGTACTGGAAATCATCAATAAAACAACTTACGATTTTAAACAAATCCCCAATATAGACCAGACATTATCGGAACTTTTTAATCAAAAAATCGAGGACATTCAGGATTGGTTGCAACTTACGCAATGGTCCCAAAAACAATTGGATGAAAAAGCCTTCAATAAAATTCAAAATCAATTATTTGATCTCGGAATTATTGAGAAAAAAAGTACTTTTGTAGAAATGGTAAAAGCACTATAAAAAACTGCTTTTGATTCTTATGATAAAATTCCCGAAAATCGACTTTCCGCAGTTAAAATCCAAGCTACAGGTGAAATCACCTTGGGACAGGATTATTATCATGCTGTTGAGTGTGCTGATTACCGTTCCGATTTTTATCATTATGCATCAAAATTTCATCGATTTAAAATGGCCTTTTAATTTAGATCGTGTATTGCTGTTTATAGTTGTTTTTACTGCAATTTTCTTTCTACTGATGCTTTTGCGAACCATAATAATCATTTGCATTGCGCTTTATTTACTGGTTTTATTTTACGGAACTGTCATTGGTAATTATGGTTTTACAGAGATCTCGGAAGATTATAATTCGATGATTTACACGATGTCGGATAATCCTTTTCCGCAGGATATTATCGTGGCAAAATTGCTTCCGTTTCCTAACAAATCTAAAATTATAAATGCCATAGAATATCAGAATCCGAAAGTTCGGAATTTTGCTGTTATGGCCACAACGAAGCATTTTAAAGGCATAAAAGGCTATGCCGACTACAGAACAACGATTCAGTGTTTTGCTGTTTTTAAAGAGATTAACAGCCGATGGAACTATGTAAACGATCCTAAAGAAGGAGATTACATTGCAACGGCGAGTGAATCTTTAGAATATTTTTCGGGTGATTGTGATGATCATTCGATATTGATGGCTGCTGCAATACGTTCGATTGGAGGAACTCCGCGATTGATTCATACCAAGGGACATATTTATCCCGAAATCTTAATTGGTTCATTGATCGATTTGGAAAAAGTCAATTATTTGATCAAAAACGTGCTTTTTGTTAAGGAAAGTTACAAGCAAAAGTTGCATTATCACATCGACGAACGTGGTCAGGTATGGTTGAATTTAGATTATACAGCCAAATATCCCGGTGGCCCTTTTATGTATGAAGAGATTCTTGGGGCTTTAACTTTGAACTAACCCATTTGTAGGAATAATTAGCCGGATTAGTGATTTATTACTTTTTAATATAGAACGATAATTAAACCTAAACTTTTAATAACAAAACTCCAGATATAGCTAACTTTTTTTAAATAATTGATTCTAAGTATTTTGAACTTATTTTTTTTGTAACTTGTTTCCTGTTTAACTTATTAATCAAAAACCATGAGAAAATCTAAATTACTTATCTTAGGAATTACACTATTAGCCGTATTAATGATTTCGTGCAAAGGTCGAAACAAACTGGTTAATTCTTGGAAAATTACTGCCGTTGAAGCTAAAATGCCTCTTTCTGATTCAGCTAAAAATGTAATTTTAACACAAGGGAATCTAACGTTTACTAAAGACGGACATGTAACCGGATATTTGCAAAGTGAAATAACAGATGGGACATATGCTTTGACAAAAGGTGGGAAAAGTTTAGTCATAAAAGACGAAACTGGAACTCCATATCCGTGCGAAAGTACTATAACAGAAGATCAATTGATATTAGACAGTAAGGAAATGAAATTGACGCTTAAAAAAATATAAGTTCAGCTTAATCTGAACACCCAATACAACAACAAAAGAAAAAACTCCTTACTTCAAGGAGTTTTTTTTGCCGTTTACCAGAATGATGTTTAGATTGGTACTGACAAAATAAAATAGCACGCAGATTTAGCGGATCAAGCGGATTTTCGCAGCAGTGTTTCTGTTATTATCTGCTACCCGAGCGATAGCGAACAGGCGAAGCAAATGTGTGTGAAAAAAAATCAGTGCGAATCTTTTTAATCTGTGGCAAAAAAACAATTCGCGAAGATTCGAGTAATTCGTGGCAAAAAAAAATACCCCATCTTGTAATTAATCGATAATCTAAATAAATACCATTTAACTACTAAACCAAATGCAGGATATTGAAACTTTTTACCCAACCAGTAGCCAGGACTGGAGAGCATGGCTGATAGAGAATCATAATGTAAAGCAGTCCATCTGGCTTGTTTGTTATAAAAAACAGGCTAATGTGCCCACCATTACCTGGAGCGATGCTGTTGATGAAGCGCTGTGTTTTGGATGGATTGACAGTACCCGAAAATCGGTAGATTCGGATAAATTCATCCAGTTTTTTACCAGACGCAAACCTTCCAGTAATTGGTCTAAGATCAACAAGGCAAAAATAGAACGCCTCGTTGCAGAAGGGCTTATGACTGAGGCTGGTCTTGAAAGTGTGGAAAGAGCAAAACAGAATGGTTCCTGGACTATTCTGGATCAGGTAGAAGAATTGCATGTTCCCGAAGATTTGTTAGCGGCTTTTGAAGTGAATGCCGGCGCAAAAGAATATTTTACGAGTTTAAGTAAGTCTGTAAAAAAGATGCTGCTGTATTGGGTAGTTTCTGCTAAACGACCGGAAACAAGACAAAATCGAATCAACGAAATTGCCGTATTGGCTGCACAAAACCTGAAACCTAAACAGTTTAGATAATCTTTTTTTTGTAAATGAGAATTCCTTTAGTTTGTTGTGCTTAAGGATGTTATTTTGAAAAAAGAATAAAAAAAAGTCCAAAAATATTTGCGCAGTCAAATAACTGCACTATATTTGCAGTCAAATAACTGCGCAATGGAAATTAGAAGAGATGTATTTCAGGCAATAGCCGACCCGACCCGTAGAGCCATACTAAGTTTGGTTGCTGCACAGGCAATGACTCCAGGAGCGATAGCAGCCAATTTTGATTCCTCAAGACAAACGATTTCAAAACACATTCAAATTCTTAACGAATGTGAGTTGCTGCATCAGACACAAAGTGGAAGAGAAATTCATTATCACTTAAACGCTGAGAAAATTAAGGAAATTGACAACTTCATTGAACCCTTCAGAAAAATGTGGGACGAACGTTTTAATAAATTAGAAGAGATCATGAAAAATTATAAAAAATAAACCTCATGGAAAGAAAAACAAAAATTAATGCGGAAGACGGCAAGCAGGAACTACTTATTACGAGAGAATTCGATTTGCCGCTTGAATTGCTTTTTAAAGCGTATATCGAACCTGAAATTGTAGCGCAATGGATGGGAACAAAAGTGATAAAGCTCGAAAATAGAAAACACGGCAGCTGGCAATTTGAAACGAGTGACCCAAAGGGAAATGTTGTATTTCAGGCCAATGGCGTAATTCAGGAGTTTCTTCCTGACGAGAGGATTACACGTACGTTTGAAATGGAAAACAGCCCCTTTCCTCCTCAGTTAGAGTTTTTAGAATTTGAAAAAATTACGGATTCTACCAGCAGACTTACGATGCAAATTATTTACAAATCGGTGGCGCTGAGAGATCAAATGCTGAAATTGCCTTTTGCCCAAGGGATCAATATGGCGCACAACAGATTACAGGATATTGTTAACCAACTAAACTAAAATAATTATGACTAAGAAAAACAAAATTATCTATTGGGTTGCCACACTTTGGCTTGCTTTGGGAATGACTGCAACAGGAATCGTACAATTGATACAAATGAAAGAAGAAGCAGAAATGATACAACGTCTGGGGTATCCGCTTTATTTCTTAATTCTTTTGGGAGTTTGGAAAATTTTGGGTGTAATTGCAATACTGATCCCTAAATTTCCATTATTGAAAGAATGGGCTTATGCGGGCTTTTTCTTTGCTATGTCGGGAGCGGTTTTTTCTCATTTATACTGTGGTGATAGTGCCAAAGAACTTTTTGGTCCGGTTTTATTGATTGTACTGACAGTCGTATCCTGGTATTTCAGACCGGCAGACCGTAAAGCAATTGTGTAATTAGTTTTTAAAATTCAATTGGTATGAATCCAAACGTTGATTTTTATTTTGATGAAGCTAAAAAATGGCAGGAAGAACAGGAGCAATTAAGAAATATTGCTCTTGATTGCCAGTTGACCGAAGAACTAAAATGGGATTCTCCGTGTTATACGTACAAAGGCAACAATATCGTATTGATACATGCTTTTAAAGAATATTGTGCTTTTCTGTTTTTTAAAGGCGCTCTATTAAAAGACACAGCAAGTATTCTCATTCAACAATCGGAAAATACGCAAGCCACACGCCAGATTCGATTCACAAATACAGCTGACATTACTGCAATAAAGGCGACTCTTAAAGCTTATATTTATGAAGCAATTGAAATAGAAAGAGCCGGTTTGCAAGTTACCTTTAAAAAAACGACAGAATTTGCCGTTGCCGAAGAATTTCAGAAAAAACTGGAAGAACTTCCGGATTTAAAAACAGCTTTTGAAGCCTTAACTCCCGGAAGACAAAGAGGGTATCTGCTTTATTTTTCGCAGCCCAAACAATCCAAAACCAGAGAAGTACGAATAGAAAAAGCGATGCTCCAAATCCTAAAAGGAAAAGGATTAAAAGACATTTAAGATCATAAAAAACAAAACAAAGTAATATGAGTAGTAAAAAGAACCAATTATCTGCTGAGCAACAGGATCAGTTGCTTAGTGTATTAGAAGCTCGCTTTGAGAATAACAGCAAACGCCACGAAGGTCTTGAATGGCATAAAATTCAAGCCAAATTAGAAGCTAATCCGGACAAAATTTGGTCATTGGATGAAATGGAAAGAACTGAAGGGGAACCGGATGTTGTGGGGTATAATAAAGAGACCGATCAATACATTTTTGTGGATTGTTCAGTAGAAAGTCCAAAAGGTCGCAGAAGCTTTTGTTACGACCATGAAGCTTTGGAAAAACGTAAAGAGCACAAACCAAAAGACAGTGCTATTAATAAAGCTGCTGAAATGGGAATTGAAATCCTAACCGAAGAACAATACCGTGATCTGCAAAAACTTGGAAAATTTGACGCCAAAACATCCAGCTGGATTATAACGCCTCCCGATATCAGAAAGCTTGGCGGTGCTCTTTTTTCTGATTTTCGCTACAATACTGTTTTTGTCTACCATAATGGCGCTGATTCTTATTATGCAGCGAGAGGTTTTCGTGGGCGATTATTGGTTTAATGATGAAGTTATTTCACATATAAAAAACCTCCAAAATCAAATGAATTTGGAGGTTTTTATATCAAGTCAAAGACTACTGAGATAGGTTTTTCTTATTTATTACTAAGACTTTCGTTTTATTTGTAGATTGTCTTTGTGTTACACTTCGCCAAAGCTGTAAAATCTTAGTTTACAGCGGGACAATTACAATCGTACTTCTCCTTTCTACAAGCTAAATTCACCCCTAATGTAAGCTGGTGATAAGCGCCATTGTCAAATTTGACACTACCAAAAACGGAAGAATACGTGTAGGCAAACAGGAAGTTTCTATAGTTTATACCGATAATAGGTGTCAAATATTGTAATTTTTGTTTTGAAGTGCCACTTACCGGGTGCTGGGTATCTAAACCGGTACGATAAGACAAACCGGCCCACAGCATTCCTTCACTAAAATTCTTGTACGTTTTCAAATTTACATCAAGTGTCTTTTCTTTTGTCATTTCAGTAAATTGAAACATAACAGAAGGTTCCCATGATAACCAATCTGAATTGCCAAAAATGTAACCGGTACTAAAAAGATATTTCCTTAGGTTGCTTGTTTCATGATTGGAATCCTTATTTTGTTTGGTTTCCAAAATATTTTTTGCAGTCAGATGAACATACATGTCCAGATAATTATAGGAAGTTCCGATATCAAAATTGACATGTGTTTCGCTTTCGACGTTTCCTTTAATAATCGGATCTGTAACACCGGAATCCAGAAAGTGAGTTTCATCTAACTGGCTTTGCGTGATACCGCCACTTATTCCAAAAGAGAGTTGATTCAAATCGATAGCGTCCCTTGAAAACATAATGTGATGTGCATAAGTAAGTTGGATTCCTTTTTGAGAATAGTATCCGTTTTTATCGTTAAAAAGAATAATTCCTCCGGCCGATTTTTCGTCAAATCGGGTATTGTAACTCAAGGTCTGAAATGCAGGAGCGTCTTCGTGACCGAACCATTGGTTGCGAATGGTTAATCTTATTTTATCACAATTAGCTGCTCCTGCCATTGAAGGGTGAATGAGATAGTAATTGTCGGATAAATAATCAGAGTAGATCGGAATTCCTTCTTGCGAAAAGCAATGTGCAGAGATCAGTAGAAGGGTAATATAAGAGACAAATCGTGAATACATCATTCAAGTTTTATTTTAAATTTTATTCACTACTAACACAGTAGTTTTAGAAAATAGGGTTGTAAATAAAGCAGTTATTTTGTTGCAAATACGGTGCTGCTCTTTAGAATATTTATTTAAGAAAGTGTTTTAACGTTTCAGTGAAAAGTGCCCGTATAGCGTTTTTCGTGCCAATGGATCATCCTTGTCAGTGTACGTCATTGTAAACCAATAATCTGTGGCCGTAAGAGGAGTGTTGTTGGAGGTACCGTCCCATCCATTAGAATCTTGTGACAATTGAATTATAAATTTACCATAGCGGTCAAAAATTCTTATTTCGGGATTTTTAAAATTATCAAAGTTTTTGATGTGCCAGGTATCGTTTTGTCCATCATTATTTGGCGTAAAAAACTTTGGATAATCTAATGTTAGCGGATCGGGATCTGAAATGGCCTTATTGCATTTCTCTTCTACTTTGACAATTGGCGCTGTAAGCACGCAACCATTTTGGTCTGTAATCATAACGGTATACTCCCCTATTTGGTCTGCTATATAAGCATCACTATTGGCATTAGTAATAGTTGTATTATTTTTTTTCCATTGATACGATTTAATTTGTGTTGATGATGAATTTGCTACAGCCTTTAAAACGGTTTTATACGGATAACAGAAAAAGAAATTACCTTCTATTTTAACTGTTGGTAGTCCGCTATTTTTAGCAATAGTGAGAGTCTTATTAATTGAAAAGGTACAATTCGAAATAAAAATTTTGGTTATTTTGTAGGTACCAATGGATGCAGACGAAACGAGGATCTGTGGGGTGTTAGTTATTGTTACCCGAGGTTGCGAAATTCCGTTTAGTTTGTATTCAATTATATAAGGTCCCGGTTCAGTGCTTTTTATTTCAATCTGAATGTCAGTGCCTGTTCCCTGACAAGTTGATCTGTCAACCTTAGAAAGTACTATATCCGGAGTAGCTACATTGGAATTGATATCTAGAGATTCATCTAATACGGTATCAAATCCTGCTGCAGTAATTTTTGTTAGTCTATAAATACCGATTGGTGCTGGTGATTTGAAAAGTATATGTGGACTTTTATTTATAGTTGTTGCAGGTTGCGCTACTCCATTTATCTCGTATTCTATTGTAAAGGGGCCTGGCTTGGTACTTTTTATTTCAACTATAACACCCGGTCCGATACCGGCACAAATAGATGCACCATAGGCAACAAGTTTAGCACTCAAATTTGATCCGGTAGTTGTTGGGGGTATAACAAGGCTGTTGTTTAATAAAGCATCACAACCTGAAGCGGAAATCTTTGTCAAATGATACGTACCTTCCGGAGCCGGTGAAGGGATAAGAATGTAAGGACTACTATTTGCTGTTACGGTAGGTTGCGGTACTCCGTTTAATTCATACTCGATTAAAAAAGGACCGGTTTCAGTACTTTTTATTTCAATCTGGACACCGGGGTCTGCTCCAGAAGATGGTGAGGCTGCATATTTAGAAAGTGTAGCATTCAGGACCGGATTGGCTGCTGTTGTAGTAATAGTAAGTTTATCGTCTAATATAGTAGTGCATCCGGCAACAGAGATTTTCGTCAATCGATAAATTCCATTTGAAGCGGGTGCTGTAATAAGAGTATACGGGCTGGTAGTTGCGGTTACAGATGGCTGTGATATTCCGTTTATCTCATATTCGAGGATAAAAGGACCTGGCTCCGTACTTGTTATTTCAATCTGAATCCCGGAGCCTTTTCCAGTACAATAATTCCCTCCATATTTAACTAATTTTGCAGTTGCTACAGCTCCAATATATTTTAATTCTATTGGGCTACATACGACTTCACCAGCGCTAACGGCATCCGCCACAGCAGTAAGTGCATAGCTGCCTTCTTTAACTGATTGTATGGTATACGGATTTTGCGAAGTGGTCACATCCGGAAAACTAATCTCCGGAGATACGGCTGTTTTTTTATAACTGAATGTATAAGGAGCTTTGCCGGAGAAATAGACTTTTAAGGATAATTCTTTTCCACAAGTGGCATTAAAACCTTCCATTCTGGCGGTAGGTGCAAAACAGCTGTTAGCACCAGATCCGCCATATACTTCAGCCAGTCCTTTTTTAGGATCAAAAGCTGGTAGAAAGGTTACTATTGCTTCTATTACAGCTGACATTTGATACCTAAAAGAAATAGGATTTCCTCCATTAATTCGATCAAAAACAGGCTTAATAGTATTTATAAAGTTTTGTTCCTGTACGCCAAAAGAAGCGTAAAAAGGCATTATTTTTTTTATGTATTCCTCTACTTCGTTCCACGCAAATAAAGCGTCGTAATAGCCTCTGAAACTATGTGCTGTTTTATTGGTGATGCCAAAAACAGCGGCATCTGTCCAATTGATGTCAGCAACTTTGTTGTCCAGTACTTTTGTTAATCGGTTGGTTTGTTCCGCATAAAGCCGATTGGTTGCAGCAGGTGTAGATGGAGAAATTCGATCCATTAGGTTTGTTGCGCTGATAGCAGCTGAACGGTCTTTGTCAAAAAGATCTTCAAATGAGGAATGATTCATGCCCTGATTATAAGCCATGCCAATTATTTTGACAGCGGCATAAGGATCGTTTGATTTTTTAAAAAAGTCAATCGGATTCCAACATTTAACATATTGCCAATACGCTACATTTCGATAATCATGATAGGCTTTCACAATCGATTGAAATTCAAAACTCGAACTTGTATTTGGGGTACCTATAAAACTTTTTTTATCAATTTGTGGAATAAAACAGGGATAGCTTGTATTTAACTCTGTCCAGCTCCCTCCCATTTCTTGTTGAAAATACCCTACAGCTACAGCACCACTGGCATCATAACAATACAAAGGAGCATTGATGTCATTATGGGGGTATGTCTTTGTAACCCAATTTGGGGCAATAAGCTGACTTCCTTCACAGCTTGCTTGTGATTCCTGAATAGCAGTAGCAAAGTATGCATTGATACTCATTGCATCAAATCCCATTAGGTTTGTAAATAAAGAATGGGACACCGCCATCGCAATAGCCCAACCTTTCCGATTCTCGGGAATATAAACCTGTATTGGAGCATTCCAGGCAAAAACTGATCCTTCACCTATTCGTATTTCCTGAGCAGCCGGGCCAACTGGTTTTACCGTACAGGCAGCACTAAAATTCCTTTCACATTTAAAGTTCTCATGTGCAGGAGGTGTGTAACAACTTATTCCTGTAATGGGATTGCCGTTTAAAATGCCTTCGTCAGGTGGAAACATCCCTAATTCATAATCCATTGTGACACTGTATGTAGTTGTGCCAGCGGGAAGAGCATTTCCGAAGGTCGTTTTTTTTAATTCAACTACACCATTA is a window from the Flavobacterium cupriresistens genome containing:
- a CDS encoding T9SS type B sorting domain-containing protein, with the protein product MNLYKLRYLLFSILFATTASYSQVTYEFCMTGKYGKTIVLDFKIHNNTSAPITDYDFTFNWKAVSNTTVWSGLDVIQNGDNGVVELKKTTFGNALPAGTTTYSVTMDYELGMFPPDEGILNGNPITGISCYTPPAHENFKCERNFSAACTVKPVGPAAQEIRIGEGSVFAWNAPIQVYIPENRKGWAIAMAVSHSLFTNLMGFDAMSINAYFATAIQESQASCEGSQLIAPNWVTKTYPHNDINAPLYCYDASGAVAVGYFQQEMGGSWTELNTSYPCFIPQIDKKSFIGTPNTSSSFEFQSIVKAYHDYRNVAYWQYVKCWNPIDFFKKSNDPYAAVKIIGMAYNQGMNHSSFEDLFDKDRSAAISATNLMDRISPSTPAATNRLYAEQTNRLTKVLDNKVADINWTDAAVFGITNKTAHSFRGYYDALFAWNEVEEYIKKIMPFYASFGVQEQNFINTIKPVFDRINGGNPISFRYQMSAVIEAIVTFLPAFDPKKGLAEVYGGSGANSCFAPTARMEGFNATCGKELSLKVYFSGKAPYTFSYKKTAVSPEISFPDVTTSQNPYTIQSVKEGSYALTAVADAVSAGEVVCSPIELKYIGAVATAKLVKYGGNYCTGKGSGIQIEITSTEPGPFILEYEINGISQPSVTATTSPYTLITAPASNGIYRLTKISVAGCTTILDDKLTITTTAANPVLNATLSKYAASPSSGADPGVQIEIKSTETGPFLIEYELNGVPQPTVTANSSPYILIPSPAPEGTYHLTKISASGCDALLNNSLVIPPTTTGSNLSAKLVAYGASICAGIGPGVIVEIKSTKPGPFTIEYEINGVAQPATTINKSPHILFKSPAPIGIYRLTKITAAGFDTVLDESLDINSNVATPDIVLSKVDRSTCQGTGTDIQIEIKSTEPGPYIIEYKLNGISQPRVTITNTPQILVSSASIGTYKITKIFISNCTFSINKTLTIAKNSGLPTVKIEGNFFFCYPYKTVLKAVANSSSTQIKSYQWKKNNTTITNANSDAYIADQIGEYTVMITDQNGCVLTAPIVKVEEKCNKAISDPDPLTLDYPKFFTPNNDGQNDTWHIKNFDNFKNPEIRIFDRYGKFIIQLSQDSNGWDGTSNNTPLTATDYWFTMTYTDKDDPLARKTLYGHFSLKR